The DNA sequence CCAGAGATGATCCGGAGGCGCCCACTGCGCTATATCCGCAACGGTCTGCCCTTCTTCAGGCAGGTGGAACCCCACCACATCTCCCATAAAAAAAGCGGTTCCGATCTTTAGCCCCTCAAAAAAGAAGAGAGCCCCGATGCCGGATATAACACCAATGAGAACGGCAATGAGGATGATCTTCTTATACGGGGTGACGACGGTCTCAATCAGCATGCCTATGTACACATTTGCCCCTCCTCCACTTATGAACAGCGATTCCAGCCACGTTGCAGATGCAGAATACCCGCGTATCACCGCGAGAAAATACGGGCGCGCCTATCGATTCGTACGCATCAAACATCTTCAGAAATGAGCCGAATCTGCGTGTAGGAGAATACGCACCCAGGAACGTAATTAACCTTTCGATACTATTTATGAAAATAGGTTTACCACAAGTATACCGGGGGGCGGGAAACGGGGAAAATTCACGTTTCTGATGTGCACGATTCGAAAGATATTAATAGCATTCTCCATTTACTCTAATTTGAACCTATACAGATAAAATTACTCGCTGGTATAGGTAGGACGTTTAGAGAGGTGTAAAGAAAATGGTGTTCCATCCTCCAGTTGCTATTGTGGCAAAAGCCGCAGATGCCGGTAAGTACAAGACCGGTCTGCCGGCATGGAATATGCTCCTCCGTGGACTCATGGCAGGATCATACATCGCCATGGGCGGTGCTCTTGCAACGGTCTGTAGTACCGGTGTAGCGGCATTCCTTGGTGCAGGTTTCGCAAAGCTGATTCTCGGTGCGGTCTTCCCTGTTGGGCTTATTATGATCGTCCTGACCGGTGCGGAGCTCTTCACCGGTGACGCGATGCTCGCCCCGATGGCTGCATTTATTCACAAGATCAGCTGGGTAAGCGTGCTTAACCTGTGGGTCTGGGTATACATCGGAAACCTTATCGGTTCCCTCCTGTTCGCATACATCATGGCCTACGGCCCGCTCGTAGGCTTCGATGCAGCAGGCGCAGCAACCGTCAATGCCTTCGGCCTCGCCGCCGTGAACATCGCCATCGGCAAGGTCTCCTACGTAGGCTTAGTCGCACAGTGGTCGCTCTTCCTGAAGGCTATCGCCTGTAACTGGCTCGTCAACCTGGCAGTGCTGCTGGGTATCTGTGCCGACGACCTGATCGGCAAGTTCTTCGGAATCTGGTTCCCCATCATGGCCTTCGTTTCCACCGGATTCGAGCACTGTGTCGCCAACATGTACTTCATCCCCACCGGCATCATGGTCAGCGGAATGTTAAGCCCTGAGCAGATCGCCGACATCGGTGCCAAGCTTGCAAACCTGTCCTGGGTGACCATGTGGACGAACAACGTCATCATGGCAACCATCGGCAACATCGTCGGCGGTCTCTTCTTCGTCGGTGTCGTCTACTGGGTCGCCTTCCGGAAGGAGATTGCAGCACTGAAGTAAAAGAGATACCAGATGAAAATCGGAAACATCAATGTGAAGATATCGGTCATATCACTGGCCGTTTTTGGTATCTTCACCATTATTTTACTCGGTACGGTCATCACCACGGGAGAGACATCGCTCCTGATCTGGGGAGTCCCGATTCTCGCAATGCTTCTGATCATTCCCGCAGTACTCAACTACATGAGCCAGCAGCAGTATGCGTCGCTGGTTCCGATGTACGAACAGGAGGCGAGAGATGTCCGGATTAGGGAGATAAACCTGAACATGCTCAGCGAACCGGTTCGGATCGTCGGCATCGTGGAGCGGGTGCATTTCCAGTTCCTCAACCGGCCGCAGTACCTCGTTGCCGATCGTACCGGCGAGATATCGGTGAAGATGTTCACCAATCCGCAGGAAGACGTACAGGTGAACGATAAGGTCGAGGTGCTCGGAACAGTCGTGAAGCGATACCTCCTGAGCGGAGATGCGGTCATAAACTGCGTCTCGATACGGAAGACCACCGAAGTGACAGCTCCCGAAAAGAAAAAGAAATAATCCTGATCAGAATCAGGATCTCCGTGTTATCCGGGGAATGACCAGCGCGGATCAACCCGATCCCGACAGATTATCCCCCCTTCTACTGCCGACATCTCAGAAGCTGGTGTCGAGCCCGTCATCTATCGGCCTTCTGACCGGTTTTCTGCCAAGTTCGTCAATATACTCCTCGAAGAGATGGATGCGTGTACTCACCGGGAAGGGAATACGCAGCGTGCTGATAACCGCTTCACCGGGTTCGAGCGTCTGAATCTCCGTATCGAGGCGTGAGAGATCCTGTTTTGCGCTGCTGGCGATGGTATCGCGGTCGCCCCTGTCCGAGAGCCCCATAACGACGAATGTGTTCAGCTGGGCAAGCACACGGGCATCGATATTCTTCGGCTGCTGGGTCACGACGCAGATGCCGACACCAAACTTTCTCCCTTCCATCGCACATTCACGGAAGATACGGGTGCTCTGACCACCGGAACCGAGTACCCGCTGTGCCTCCTCGATCGCTATCAGCACCTGCTTCTGCTCGCCTGACCCGCCGCCGCTCCCGCACATTGCGTCTTCCCCCTGGTGGCGGCGCATAATCTCACGGGTGAGTATCGAGAGAACGAAGAGTTCGCTCTGTTCGCTCATCCGGGGGATATCAATCAGCACAACCTTGTTTTCATGGAGCGCTTTGATGATCTCGGGTATCGACGAACCCTTCGAACGGAGAAACGACCGGTTCCGGGAGACCATACTCTCGACATGCCGCTGCACCACCGGGAGCGTCTTCGTTGAAAAATTTCGAAGATCCCACGCAATATCCCGATACTCCCCCGTATAGGCGTTGGCATCGAAGTCGGAGAGATCCTCGTTCTCCTCAAAAAAGCCGATAACATCGGAGCCCGGATACTTCTCCAGTTTCTCGATGACGTCACGTTGGGCATCCGAGTGTTCGTACAGGAGCAGAAGATCCGGCGACCTGAAGTCATCGTACTCGAGCCAGAGGCGGTTGAGGCCGTACTTCTTCCGTCTCGATTCGTCTATCGTGAAGACCGCGAGACCCTCGCGCCCGGCCTGGTAGTGGACAAGACCCTTGGTGGGTAGTCCGCTCGACGACCGACCGCCCGCAACGTACTCGCCGTGGGGATCGACGATCAGGAGGCCGAACTGTCTGGCAGCCATACAGGATGCACAGAAGACTTTCATGAAATTACTCTTCCCCATACCGGTCGTTGCAAAAACGCCCATGTGCTGGCGCATGACGGCTGCGTGGAGAGAGACCTTCACATCCTGCAGGACACCCTGGCCGCTCTTCATCACGCCGACCTCGATCTCTCCCATCACCTGCCGCAGGAAGTGGAAGTCCTCTGCGCTCGGCCGTTCGACCCGCGCAAACTTCGCCGGGATCGTCCGGGGCTTTCGAAAGCGCTCGTCGTCTCCCACATAGCCAAGCGGCAGCGCCTCGACGAGAATGTAGACGTCCTCTCCAAGACCGTAGAAGTGTTCGGTATGGGGGCGTGTATCCCACCGCGGGTCGGAGAAGTTGCTGTCGTGAATGAGATCGCTCACTTTCGCAAAGAAGACCAGTCCCTTGACCGTATCGGTGATCTTCAGGATGTCCCCGATGTAGAACTCCTCATCGTGAGGAACTGCGAAGCGGTAGCTGAGCACCCGATCCCCGATCAGGCGGTACTTCGAGGTATCGTTCAGGTTAATATCGATCAAACTCGTCATGGTAATCTCCAAAGAGGCGTACATACTCGCGGTGGCTCATGCCCTGCTCGGCCATCCCCCGCATGAGATCCTGGCGTATCTGATCGACGGCATCCTTCCCTATCTTCGTCGTCAGATGTGCATCCAGGAGGGGGTAGGGGTATCCGGTGATCCTCCCGTCATCGGCATAGGCGGCAAGGCCCGAGAATACCGTCGCCACCGTCTCACAGCTGTCGTAGCGGGGGAGTTCGACCTTGAACGCTCTCTGGGAACGGTGATGGAGTCGTGCAATATACTGGTCGCCACGCTGCTTCCAGGGACGTGACTGCTGGCGGTCGAGGATGGCCTCGAGCCCCGATACACGGACGAACCATGGTTCGGGAACTCCATACTTCTTCGCCAGCCCCTCGGCCGCAGGGACGATCGGGTACCCGCCTCCCCAGGTAAGCGAGGTACGTTTCGTGACCGCAGCCAGGAGAATACCGCGGAGGTTGCAGAGGTTCATCAGCCGGACCAGGATCTCATCGTGGCTGGCATGGCTGACCCGCAAGGTACCGTCGATCAGAATCAGATCACCGGCATCGAGTGTCCCGGCCATCTCCAGCGCTACCCAGTACTCGAGGGTATCGCGCATCACGGCGGCGTTCTGGAGCGGGTCGTCGTGGTAAAGCAGCGCTTTCGGCGAAGATGCGAAACAGTCCGAGAAGAGCGCTTCAAACTCGTCGTTGCACCCATCCGGGTGTACGGCGACGAGGTGCATGGGTGTTGTCGCCCTCCCGTGCCGCACCCCGCCGCGGTACGAACTTGCCGATGCCCGAACCACCGCCGCCGAAAAACTTCCTGCGTCGAGGAGAAGGGCGTTGCTCCCGTCGACCGCGCAGACAGTTCCCTCAAACCCGGATGGGCAGGTCAGGAACGATGAAGGATCGAATCGGCTGACTCTCGCGAACCGGTCAATGATATCCGCCGGTGCATACTCCCTGATCCGTCCGGCGAGCCTCGCCACCGACTCCCGGTACTCCCCGTGCAGGTCCATCAACGTATCTCCCGGATACGGCTCGTCCTGTCGGCGCCCATCTCCACCATCAGCGTCGACGAGAACTCGTCCTGCACCTCGGTGATATGCGAGATGAGAAAGATCTGCGGGAAGTAGCTCTCCTGCGTCCTGAGAGCCCGCACCAGATTGCTCCGCCGCCCCTCGTCCTGGCTTGCAAAGATCTCGTCGAAGATCAGGAACGTACTGTCGTGCATCTCGTTGACCTCCGCAAGAAATCGTGAGAGAGCGATGCGGAGGGATATGGCGATATCGTCCTGCTCTCCTCCGCTGAACCTGTCGGCAGGGTAGTCCTCGCCCATATCATGCACCAGAACGGCAAAGTCATCGTCGAGCATCACCGTATCGTAGCGGCCGTCCGTGATCTCCCCGAGAATACGACCGGCCTCGTCCTCGATCCGATCCCTGACAACCTGCAGGAGATAGACGATGTAGTCGCCGATGACCTTGCGGGTCAGGCGCAAGAGCTCGATCTCCTCCCGGAGCCCCTGGCTTGACCGGACAAGTTCACCGATCCGGGAGAGAACCTGGCGGAACCGTTCGATATCCCGCTCGGTCTGCTGCATCCCGATTGCTATCCGGTTCTGCTCTTCGATGCAGGTCTGCAGCTCCTGCTCTGCCCTGGCAAGGGCTTCTTCAGCAGCCGCGACCTGCCGGTCGTCAAACCCGAGCAGAGCACGTTCCTGCCGGATCCGGAGGATTTCGGCTTCGCACTGGCGTGCTTCGGCCAGTCTCTTCTCGAGCCTGCTCCGGAGGCGGGGAATCTCCTCCATCCGCACCTCGAGCTCGAGCACCCGCCGGCGTGCATCCCCGGCACGGCGGTACAGCTCCAGCAAGAACTGGTGCCGGGCGGGATCATACGCCAGCTGCACTCGTTCCTCCTCGCGATCCCGTATCGCCCGCTTCAGGCTCTCGATCCGTGCGTCGAGCTCCTCACATTCCTCACAGTACTTCGGTTTCCGGGAAAGGAGTGCCTGATTGTGGGTATACTCCCGATGCAGCCCTTCGAGCTTCTCCCGTTCCTCCTCAAGCCGCTTCTTTTCGACCGGGTCGAAACCGAGTGACCGGAGTGCGGCTTCGAGCACTTCCTTTCGGGCAAGGTGCCCTTCAACCTCGGTGATCAATTCTTTGCGCTCTTTTCGGAGTGCCGGAAGAGAACTGCAGATACCCCGGAGCGTATCTGCACGCGACCGTTGCTGTTCGAGTGCTGCCCTTCGCTGCTTTACGATCTCGTGTTCATCGGCATCATACCGCAAAAGACCGAGTTCGCGAATGGCGGCATCGTGAATCGCATACTCACTCTGCCACTTCAGAAGGCGGCTCATCAGATCCTGCCGGCGAGAACTCTCGAGTGCCAGCGCGCTCAAGATCTCCTCATGCTGCCGGCGCTGCTCGTCGAGGTCTGCGAGATCCCTCTGTATGCACAACTGCTCGGCGGCAGCACCGGCACGGCTCTCTTCCACTGCCGCCAGAGAGGCCTTGAGCGACGTAGCAGTCTCTGCGAGCTCGCCGAGGAGATCCTCATACCGATCCCCGAGATGCTGGTAGCATGTCGGGCATCTCCCTTCCCTTCCGGCGAGGGTGAGTTCGTCACGGTTACGGGCAATCTTCTCAATTTCCCGACAGATAGCCTCTTTACGTGCAATGCACGACGAAACGACGGACAACAGTTCTTCCTTTCGACACGTGAGGGCGGAAACCTGACCTTCCAGGTCATCCAGAGCGGCACGACTGCCCGATAGCGCCCCAATCCGCTCATCGATCTCGCTCACCTGCGCCGCAAGGTCGTCCATCTCCCGCCGGCAAAGCATCTGCTGTCGGGCGAAGACGGCGGCCCGCGCGAGGAGATCATCGCGACTGCAGCAGTCGCCGTACTCCTCAAGTGCCGCTTCGAGTTCCTCGAGGCGCCGCTGCTGCTCCTCAACCACTTCGATCTCGCCCCTGATCTCGACGACACGCCGTTCCACCACGCAAAACCGCTCGTCCAGACGTGAAAGATCGTCCTGAAGGCGCACATACTCCGGCTCGATCGCCTTCAGATCGTCAAGGCGGTCAAGGAGAACCCGCCTTCTTGCGATCTCCTGCTCAAGGCTGTTCTGCCGCTCTTCACACTGCCGGAGCGATTCGAGATCCGAGACGATTCGTTGCCGCCGTGCCTCGTGCTGTCCGATAAGATCATGCCATTGTGCGCATTCGAGTTCGATCCGCTCTACGCATGCCTTCTTCTCCGCATATCCGGCAACACCCGCCTCCGCCTCCTCATAGCGGCCGGCGGTTTCGGCAAGACGGGCAATCTCCTCGCGGTGTGCTTCGTTTTCCGCGATCTCCTCTTCAATCTCACGGCACTCCAGAAGGATCCGCTCGAGCTCCCCTGCCTGCCGCGACTCTTCGGCACCGAACTGGAGATACTGCTCACGGACTTTGAGCAGGCGGCCCAGTTCTTCCCGCACCTCGTCCCGCCGCTCTCCTGCCGCTGTCCGCTCTTCACCGGCTCTCCGGATCGCACGCTCAGCCGCTTCGTAGTCGCTCTGCAACGAGAGCAATCTGTCCCGGACAGCCTCAGCATCGAGTTCTTCAAGCCTTCCGGTCAGATTGGAGAGCTTCTTTTCGCACCCGTCGATGAGCCTCCTGAGTTCTTCCATGCTGTCCCGTTTGAGGTACTCGATGCCGAGCACCTGCATGAACCAGTCCTTTCTCGACCCCGGGCGGCTCTCGAGGAGCGAGAGGAGATCCTTCTGGCCTGCATAGATAGTGTTCTTGAAGTCGGCAGGCCCCATGCCGATCACGCGCTGGACTCCGAGCAGAACATTCTGCACGCCGTCGGCGTACTCACCGAACGGTCTCCCATTCAGAAAAAGGCGCGCTTCATGCAACGTCGAAGACGGACGCTTCCGAAATCTGCGGACAACGCTATACTCATTCCCGGCTACGGAAAAGTCGAGCCTGACCTCGCATGGCTCCTGCCGGTCGACAAATGCGCTGACGATGTAACTCCCATCGAGACCCGTTCCCTGCAGCCCGTAGAGTGCGAAGAGGATAGCCTCTATGATGCTGCTCTTCCCGGCACCGTTATTCCCGACGATACCGGTTATCCCGTCGCAGAAGGTGATCTCCTGATCGCAATAGCGTTTGAAGTTGCGCATGACAAGCCTATGAAGAAGCATCGTTCGCCTCCCTCTGCCGGGCGATCACCGACCGCAGGATCCCGCCGCCCTTCTCTTTCACATACGCCTCCTGGGTCTCATTCAGGTGCTGCATCTCCACAAACCGCTGAAACTCCTCCACGTAGTCCACACCCGCGAGGCTCTGCTCACGAAAGACCGGTGAAGGATCTTCGGCAGCAATGGTCCGAAACTTCAGATCCAGAAGGCCGCTGCGCAGATCATTGAGTGCCCGCTGATCGAGTCCCCGCAACGTCTCCCGGAGCACCCCGTCGAGAGTGATCTGGCACATGCCCCCGTTCGGCATATGGCTCTTCGAGATGAGATCGACGATCTCCTCGAGGATATCCTTTGCAGCAAGCCCGTCGCAGTTTATCCTGCCGAGATCGACCATCGGGGTGCGTGCAAGATCAATATGCTGCACACTCCGATCATCAAGATCGACGAGCAGCCCACCTTTCGTATCCCGGATCTCACCGTAGGTGCAGTACTCGAGAGAGCCGCTGTACCAGGCGTTGTCGGCAACCTGGCTCTGGGCGTGGTAATGGCCGAGCGCTATGTAGTCGAACCGGTCAGAGAGGATCGTGGCATCGATCTCATGTTCCGCCACCGTCTGCAGCCGCCGGTCCTTGATAGCGCTTGCAAGGCCGTGCGTAACGAGGACGTTCTTTCCGGTTCCAAACTCAATCGCGTCGAACGCCTCCCGGTACCCGCTCGTCTGCAGCATATTGGGGATCAGGTGAAAGACCGTATCACCGATCTCGACCCGGTGGTACTGATGCCGGTACGCGGCATGGACCTCGGCGGTATGGTACTCCAGCACCTCGAGCGGGGATGTCGTGTGGCGGGTCTTCGCCATGCTGTGGTTCCCGGCGATGACGACAAAGGGAATTCCCGCCTCTTCGAGCCTCCTGAGCGCTTCAAGGACGGTCGTGTAGGCACGGGTCTTGGGCTTGACCTGGTGAAAGAGGTCGCCCGCATGCACGATTACGTCCGGCCGCTGCCGGACAATCTGATCGACCGAAGCAAGAAAATTATCGTATATCAGCTGTTCCCGTAAATTCATCCCGGTTTCAGGGTTTATCTTATTGAACGCCGAGAGCCCGAGGTGCGTATCCGCAATATGAACGATTCTCATGCCCGATCTATCACCTGTCTCCTGCAGTTAAAACCCTGACGACCGGAGGGCGAATGTATTGAGGTTTCGGCCGAGGTTCTGTCAGATCTATCTATATATCATAGCTGATATTAGTATGGTGATATTTTGTCCAGACGGGCCGTAGATGCAATTTTTCAGGCGCTGTTCAACCTATCGGATCTCCGGGCGCTCATGCGTGAGACCGCTCCGGATCACGCTATGGACGACGAGCAGAGACAGCGGGCCGCTACGTATATCGAAAAGACAAAGCGGCAGATCGCGATCGTCGAGGAGGAGTTGATCCGATGAAGTGCGCAATCGATATCGACGTACGCGACGTCGAAGAGCTGTTCATCAACATCGACCCGATCCAGGCAGGGGGCAGACTTACTCCCGATGCCATGAAGGCGGCGATCGCCTACGGAGACGGATATTCGGTCTGTGACGCCTGCCAGAAACCGTTCAGGTTGGACTATATCAAAAAACCCCCGATTGCACAGTTCCATACCGACCTTGCAGAATGGCTGAATATGGATCAGGTGCGCGTCGTGCCGGGAGCCCGTCGGGGATTCCAGGCGGTTGCAAGTACGTATGTCGAGAAAGGCGACCCCGTTCTCCTCACGTCTCTCGCCCACTATACGGAGTTTATAGCCGTAGAACAGGCCGGGGGCATTCCACGGGAGATCCCGAAGGACGAGAAGAACCACATCACCCCGGATGCCGTTGCAGCAAGAATCGAAGATGTGATCGACGAGTTCAAACGCGCACCCCCGCTCATGTTCCTCGACCACGTCGACTACCAGTACGGCAACGTCCACGATGCAAAAGCAATCGCGAAAGTCGCCCATCAGTACGACATCCCTATCCTTCTCAACGGGGCATACTCGGTCGGGATCATGCCGATCGACGGCAAAGACCTCGGTGTCGACTTCGTGATCGGCTCCGGGCACAAGAGCATGGCCGCACCCGCCCCGTCGGGTCTCGTCGCGACGACCGCCGAGCATGCAGAACGGGTCTTTCGGACTACCCGGTCAAAAGGCGACATCACCGCCAGAACGTTCGGGATAAAAGAGGTCGAGATGATGGGATGCACCCTCATGGGAGTCACCGTCATCGGGATGATGGCATCCTTCCCCCACGTCAGGGAACGGGTGAAACACTGGGATACGGAAGTAGCACGCTCCCGCCGCATCGTCGATGCGCTCCTCTCCATCGAGGGGACACGGGTCCTCTCCGACTATCCGCGCACCCACACGCTGACCCGTATCGATACCCGCAACTCCTTTGACAAAGTTGCAGAGGTGCATAAAAAACGGGGTTTCTTCCTCTCGAACGACTTAAAGAAGCGGGGAATCACCGGGGTCATACCCGGCTCGACCAAGGTCTGGAAGTTCAACACCTACGGGCTTACGGAGAAACAGGCAGACCACGTTGCGAACGCGTTCGTGGAGGTTGCCCGGGAGAACAACCTCTCCGTCAGCTGAGCTCCACGAGTTCGCCGTTCAGAGCACGCCTGCACCGAACCGTTTCGACGGCTCTTGCAACGTGCTCATCCATCCGAATCTCTTTTTCAATCCTTTCGATGATCTCAATCCGCGCCGCGGTCGACGGGTGTTTCGGAGCGAGACTGCACCCGAGATCTCCCTGGACGGAATCGAATGTCCCGATCATCTTTGCACGATCGACAATCTCCTCCTTGTCGAACCCAAGCAGCGGGCGGAGCACCGGTATCGTAGCGGCAGGCGCAACCACCGCCATGTTCGCAAGGGTCTGGGAGGCCACCTGCCCGAGGTTGTCACCGTTGACGATCGCATAGATTCCCCGCCTCTCCGCCACCTCGCTTGCTGCCTTCAGCATGAACCGCTTGCAGAGGATGCACCGGTACCGTGGCTCCTTCAGCTGCACGAGCGCCTCAAAGAACGGTTCCATATCAACGGTAAGAAGGTCGAGAGGGTGCCCCGGAGTCCATCGGGAGAGCTCCGCATGATGCCGGAAGACCGTCTCCTCCACGTCGCTGCCGCCGAACCGTCCGCTCCGCATATGGAGATGCACCATCGCACACCCTCTCCTCATCATCAGCCAGGACGCGACCGGCGAGTCGATCCCTTCGGAGAGCAGCGTCATGACCGTCCCCTGTGTTCCGAGAGGGAGTCCTCCCGGCCCATCCTGCCTTGAATCGTATACGAGCCCGCCGAACTCTTTCGCCTCTACAAAGATCTCGTAATCGGGGTCGGAGAGGTTCACCGACGCTTCGGGAAACCGCTGCCCGACGGCATAGCCGACCGCTCCTGCCAGTTCCTGGCTGGTGAATCCCTCCACGCCCGAGCGCCGGGCTCTGACGGCAAACGTCATACCGGGTTTGAGGCGCCCCTCCGCACGCTCGATTGCTGCACGCGAAATCCCTTCGATATCGGGGGTCGTCACCGAACAGATGCTGACGCCCACAACGCCGAAGATCCTGCTTGTGATGTCGGCAATGGCTCTCGCATCCTCCCCGAAGATCAGAACCCTGCCCCGGGGCGTCTCGATCCGGTGGGAGATCGACGCGGCCTCAAGGGCAAGGCGGATATTCTTCGCAAGAGCTGCAATAAACCGCCTTTTAACCGGTTCGCTCTTGAGAAAGAGCTCGCCGTAACGCACCATCACCGCTTCCATGCGTCGGCACCTCCCTGCCGGTAACCGCCGGGAACAAGGACGGCATCCGTAAAGCCGAGGCGCTTGATCTCCGGGAGAAGCGGCAGTATGAGCGGATGCTCCGCGGGGTCGGCCTCGATGAACGCCCGCCTGCCGACGCACCGCACCCGGAGCATGCCGGCCACCACGCCGCGGAGCAGTGTTTCAGCCCGTCCCACCATCTCGAGGCACTCCCGGGTGAGGGGACTGCCTGCCGGTATGCGGGTGGCGAGGCAGGACGAGGGTGGGTGTACCGGGATCTTGAGAACTGCAGCAAGAGTGACGATATCGTCCTTATCCATACCCACTTCCGCAAAGGGACTGACGATGCCGAGCTCCCGGAGCGCCGCCATACCCGGCCTATCTCCGGGGAGGTCGCCTGCATGGGTTCCGTCGGCGACGACCATATAGCCATAGCGTTTCGCTTCACGGATGATCGCCCGCATCATCTCCCGCTTGCATACGTAACAGCGGTTCGGGAGATTCTCCTGCACCTCCGGGATGCTCAGCATCTCCTGCCGGACGAGAGTGTACGGCACGCCGAGTCCGGCGGCGAGCCTCTCTGCGGCTTCAAGCTCTCCGGGTGGGCTCATTCCGGTATCGACGCTGATCCCCATGACCCGGAGCCCGAGGCCGTGTGCATACGCGAGGAGCACCGAACTATCGGTTCCGCCGGAGAGCGCGACCGCAAAGGGTCCGTAGGATTTCAGCACCTCATCAAGCCGTTCAAGCATCGCCATCTGCTCTCTGTATGCTCGCTCGATCTACATGAATGTTGGGAAAAATGCGGAAAACTCCCCGAACCGGTGCTATAGAAAATAATTTTAACAGAGGCAGACCGAAATGTGTACTAACATGGCTAGGAAGAAGAGCACCACTGAAGCAGAGCCGATGAAGCTCTTTTATATTTTTTACAATCAGGAACGCTGGAATAACTGGATACAATCACTCGAGCAGGCGAGCTTCGAGGCGCAGGAGGACGAAGACGTCTCCGAAGGGCTCCAGGTACTCTATAGTTTCACCGAAGATATCACCATCTCGGTGCTGAAGATCATCCGCCTCTACCAAAACGGGCGGTTCACGGCGGAGGAAGCGAAGGAGAAACTCGATGATGTAGAACTGATCGTCATGACCGGTCTTCCCGAAGGAGAACTCGAGGAGATCGTCGGCTCACTGCAGCTCACGCTGCTCGTGCTCTTCACCTCCTGCCGGAAATACCTCGATGGCGGCTACGAGACCGACATCAAGTCACTGGTCAAGAAAGGCAAGGCGCTCGGTGAGGATGACCTCGAGGAGGGGCTTGAGATCGCCGCCCAGATCGGAGCAAGCGTCATCGACGGGGCAACCTGCTGTGCACGCTACATCAAGGACGACATGGAGAACCCGACACTCTTTGAGGAATGGCTCATCGAGATCGACACGATGGCCAACGCTGTAAAATCGTTAAGCAAGTTCGACGAGGAGCCCGGAGAAGCGTCGTGATATCGGACAAAGCCAGATTTCGCGCCGCACGAAGGCTTGAGAGGGCAGCAGGGTTTCGCCTCCCGGACAAAGCCTTCTCCGGAGGCTTCCTCGAGGCGGTGGGGACGGCAATCAACTACGAGCATCTCGATCGGGCGCTCCGTACACAACTCCTCGCATTCTTCGAGGAGTTCCTCGGCTGCACCTGCAAAGGTTCGCCCCTCTGCGGCTGTCCTGAACGAAAGTTTGCCGAACATATCATCGAGCTTCGTGAGCTCGGCCTCGATCACCGGCAGATCAGCGCACACTTACTCGATGAGTACGGGATCGATCTCTATCCGGCGGACATCTTAAGTTACCTCGAGGACTCCGTCCACATGCTCGAAGCCATACGGGATATCGCCGAGCTGCAGGGCAGGGAGAAACTCGCAGAGAACGCATACGATCATATCCGCAAGATCGAACACTGATATACCTTTTTTT is a window from the Methanoculleus taiwanensis genome containing:
- the larE gene encoding ATP-dependent sacrificial sulfur transferase LarE produces the protein MAMLERLDEVLKSYGPFAVALSGGTDSSVLLAYAHGLGLRVMGISVDTGMSPPGELEAAERLAAGLGVPYTLVRQEMLSIPEVQENLPNRCYVCKREMMRAIIREAKRYGYMVVADGTHAGDLPGDRPGMAALRELGIVSPFAEVGMDKDDIVTLAAVLKIPVHPPSSCLATRIPAGSPLTRECLEMVGRAETLLRGVVAGMLRVRCVGRRAFIEADPAEHPLILPLLPEIKRLGFTDAVLVPGGYRQGGADAWKR
- a CDS encoding DUF2150 family protein produces the protein MARKKSTTEAEPMKLFYIFYNQERWNNWIQSLEQASFEAQEDEDVSEGLQVLYSFTEDITISVLKIIRLYQNGRFTAEEAKEKLDDVELIVMTGLPEGELEEIVGSLQLTLLVLFTSCRKYLDGGYETDIKSLVKKGKALGEDDLEEGLEIAAQIGASVIDGATCCARYIKDDMENPTLFEEWLIEIDTMANAVKSLSKFDEEPGEAS
- a CDS encoding DUF5814 domain-containing protein, coding for MISDKARFRAARRLERAAGFRLPDKAFSGGFLEAVGTAINYEHLDRALRTQLLAFFEEFLGCTCKGSPLCGCPERKFAEHIIELRELGLDHRQISAHLLDEYGIDLYPADILSYLEDSVHMLEAIRDIAELQGREKLAENAYDHIRKIEH